One window of the Populus nigra chromosome 4, ddPopNigr1.1, whole genome shotgun sequence genome contains the following:
- the LOC133691100 gene encoding germin-like protein subfamily 2 member 4, with translation MAAVVTYLVIFTVISSALAYDPDMLQDLCVANTSAGIKVNGFTCKAETNITEADFFFDGLAKPGKVNNSVGSLVTGGNVEKIPGLNTLGVSLSRIDYAPDGLNPPHTHPRATEMIFVLEGELDVGFITTANKLISKTVKKGEVFVFPRGLVHFQKNNGDKAASVISAFNSQLPGTQSIAMTLFTSTPAVPDNVLTKAFQVGTKEIEKIKTKLAPKKS, from the exons ATGGCAGCTGTTGTCACATATCTGGTCATCTTTACTGTCATCTCCAGCGCCCTTGCTTACGATCCTGACATGCTTCAAGACCTCTGCGTGGCTAATACTTCTGCAG GAATTAAAGTGAATGGGTTTACATGCAAGGCAGAGACAAATATCACTGAAGCTGATTTTTTCTTTGACGGTCTAGCCAAACCAGGAAAAGTGAACAATTCAGTAGGATCACTTGTAACAGGAGGCAATGTTGAGAAAATCCCAGGCCTAAACACCCTAGGCGTGTCACTGTCTCGTATTGACTATGCACCTGACGGCCTTAACCCGCCTCACACTCACCCCCGAGCCACTGAAATGATCTTTGTGTTGGAAGGTGAACTGGATGTTGGATTTATCACCACTGCAAACAAACTGATCTCAAAGACTGTCAAGAAAGGCGAAGTCTTCGTGTTCCCTAGAGGTTTAGTTCATTTCCAGAAGAACAACGGTGACAAGGCAGCCTCTGTAATTTCAGCATTCAATAGTCAGTTGCCTGGTACCCAGTCCATTGCCATGACCTTGTTTACTTCAACCCCAGCAGTTCCTGACAATGTCTTGACTAAAGCTTTCCAAGTTGGTACCAAGGAGATTGAGAAGATCAAAACCAAGCTTGCCCCCAAGAAGTCCTAA
- the LOC133690721 gene encoding protein phosphatase 2C 32-like, translating to MGNGTSRVVGCFALNGKNGVDLEFLEPLDEGLGHSFCYVRPPIFDSPAITPSNSERFTVDSSTLDSETLSGSFRHDMIDDPSGLHRPNKTFPETTFKTISGASVSANVSTARSGNQSALFASEVQEPAASFESTSSFAAIPLQPVPRGSGPLNGFMSGPLERGFASGPLDKGGGFMSGPIEKGVMSGPLDVTDKSNFSAPLARGRRRPHFQRLVRSVSGPMKSTLSRTFSRHSMGSGWMQRVILHPVTQLAWQGREPKFRTEASRNCLESGPSEGEYVNIRNLQWAHGKAGEDRVHVVLCDEQGWLFIGIYDGFSGPDAPDFLMSHLYRAIDRELEGLLWDYEHKSSNDPIKPELSRSRIAVAGSGCSKEGQPNSSQVTSCSLNKLCNPGDVRGQSSNCEIVEESDVRGSRQQTSNCETHSSSGSASASIPTANLAGKGRKSMRLYELLQMESCEGLGSASTSVVKNQRSRSWNFQPSSEALGFNQTLRKEPSRSCSLDNCKGDGFNHRGEEPTTSGEDGGIGLESGNQGGGTDLSVSVQRQGTRKSIISSKIRKMYRKQKSLRKKLFPWSFDWHREEIYADERVVEPSGPSRRWKSGIVDHDAVLRAMTRALQHTEEEYMEMVEKDLDKNAELALMGSCVLVMLMKDQDVYVMNLGDSRAILAQERPNDRHPNPNLVKDDMGYKNRSRESLVRMELDRISEESPMHNQNNQVNMINKNREISICRLKMRAVQLSTDHSTSIEEEVFRIKAEHPDDNQAILNDRVKGQLKVTRAFGAGFLKKPTCNEALLEIFQIDYVGNNPYVSCIPSVVHHRLSSSDRFLVLSSDGLYQYFSNEEVVAHVTWFMENAPGGDPAQYLIAELLFRAAKKNGMNFHELLDIPHGDRRKYHDDVSVMVVSLEGGGIWRSAG from the exons ATGGGTAACGGCACTTCTCGTGTCGTGGGTTGTTTTGCCCTTAATGGTAAGAATGGTGTTGATTTAGAGTTTTTAGAGCCACTGGATGAAGGATTAGGCCATTCATTTTGCTATGTTAGGCCGCCTATTTTTGACTCTCCTGCCATTACCCCCTCAAACTCTGAGAGGTTTACAGTTGATTCTAGCACTCtagattctgaaacattaagtGGGTCGTTTAGACATGATATGATAGATGATCCCTCAGGTTTGCATAGACCAAACAAGACTTTCCCTGAAACTACATTTAAAACAATATCGGGGGCATCAGTTAGTGCCAATGTTTCGACTGCTAGGAGCGGTAACCAGAGTGCACTGTTTGCTAGTGAAGTGCAAGAGCCTGCTGCTTCATTTGAGAGCACATCATCGTTTGCTGCAATTCCTTTGCAGCCAGTGCCTCGTGGCTCTGGACCTTTGAATGGCTTTATGTCTGGTCCTCTTGAGAGAGGTTTTGCCTCTGGTCCTTTAGATAAGGGGGGTGGCTTTATGTCTGGACCAATTGAGAAGGGGGTAATGTCTGGTCCTCTTGATGTCACTGACAAATCCAACTTCTCTGCTCCACTTGCACGTGGTCGTCGGAGACCCCACTTCCAGCGTTTAGTGAGGAGTGTGAGTGGACCTATGAAAAGCACTCTATCACGAACATTCTCACGACATTCGATGGGCTCAGGTTGGATGCAGAGGGTTATTTTGCACCCTGTGACCCAATTGGCCTGGCAAGGTAGGGAGCCAAAGTTTCGGACAGAAGCCTCAAGGAATTGCCTTGAATCAGGGCCATCAGAGGGCGAGTATGTGAACATTCGCAACTTGCAATGGGCTCATGGCAAGGCTGGGGAAGATAGGGTTCATGTTGTGCTTTGTGATGAGCAAGGATGGTTGTTTATTGGGATATATGATGGCTTTAGTGGTCCAGATGCGCCAGATTTTCTGATGAGCCATCTCTATAGAGCTATAGATAGGGAGTTAGAAGGACTGCTGTGGGATTATGAACATAAATCTTCCAATGATCCTATAAAACCTGAACTGTCGAGGAGTAGAATTGCTGTGGCTGGTTCAGGGTGCAGCAAGGAAGGGCAGCCAAACTCGAGTCAAGTAACTTCTTGCAGTTTAAACAAATTGTGTAATCCTGGAGATGTCAGGGGTCAATCTTCTAATTGTGAGATAGTGGAGGAAAGTGATGTCCGGGGCAGTCGGCAACAAACATCTAATTGTGAAACACATAGCAGCTCAGGCTCTGCTTCTGCCTCTATTCCAACTGCCAACTTGGCTGGCAAAGGAAGGAAAAGCATGCGACTTTATGAGCTGCTGCAGATGGAATCATGTGAAGGATTAGGTTCTGCATCAACCTCAGTGGTTAAAAACCAAAGAAGCAGATCGTGGAATTTTCAACCAAGCTCAGAAGCTTTGGGTTTCAATCAAACTTTGCGAAAAGAACCGTCTAGATCTTGCTCATTGGATAACTGCAAAGGAGATGGTTTTAATCATCGGGGTGAAGAACCTACTACATCAGGAGAAGATGGAGGGATTGGACTTGAATCTGGTAACCAAGGAGGTGGAACTGATCTTTCAGTTTCTGTTCAAAGACAGGGAACGAGAAAGTCTATTATCAGCTCAAAGATCCGGAAAATGTATCGGAAGCAGAAGTCCTTGCGGAAGAAACTCTTTCCCTGGAGTTTTGATTGGCATAGAGAGGAGATTTATGCTGATGAGCGAGTAGTGGAACCCTCTGGACCTAGTAGGAGATGGAAATCAGGAATTGTCGATCATGATGCAGTTTTGAGAGCAATGACTCGGGCACTGCAACACACTGAAGAGGAATATATGGAAATGGTGGAAAAGGATCTTGATAAAAATGCGGAGCTTGCTTTGATGGGGTCATGTGTTCTAGTGATGCTAATGAAGGATCAAGATGTGTATGTCATGAACCTTGGGGATAGCCGTGCAATATTAGCACAAGAACGACCGAATGATCGTCATCCTAATCCAAATTTGGTGAAGGATGACATGGGGTATAAGAATAGATCCCGAGAGTCACTAGTACGTATGGAGCTGGACAGAATTTCAGAGGAGTCTCCAATGCATAATCAAAACAATCAGGTTAATATGATTAACAAGAATAGAGAGATCTCCATTTGCAGATTAAAGATGAGGGCAGTTCAGCTTTCCACTGATCACAGCACAAGTATTGAAGAG GAAGTGTTTAGAATAAAGGCAGAACATCCTGATGACAACCAAGCAATTTTAAATGATCGAGTGAAGGGACAATTGAAAGTAACAAGGGCTTTCGGTGCTGGTTTTTTGAAGAAG CCAACTTGTAATGAAGCTCTGCTAGAGATTTTTCAGATTGATTATGTGGGAAATAATCCCTATGTGAGCTGCATTCCTTCTGTAGTTCATCACCGACTTTCATCAAGTGATCGATTCTTAGTTCTCTCCTCTGATGGACTTTACCAGTACTTCAGCAATGAAGAGGTGGTTGCTCATGTCACGTGGTTCATGGAAAATGCCCCTGGAGGTGATCCTGCACAGTATCTCATTGCAGAACTTCTCTTCCGTGCTGCCAAAAAGAATG GAATGAATTTTCATGAATTGCTTGATATTCCTCATGGAGACAGACGTAAATATCATGATGATGTCTCTGTTATGGTGGTTTCTCTGGAGGGAGGAGGGATTTGGAGATCAGCTGGCTAG